The genomic segment TTTGTGAAGGTGTCAAAGGGCCGCTATTTAAGGTGTGTTGATTTGCTAAACACTGCTGATCTAAGGCTACATTTCCCAGTCCATTCTGTGAAAGTTATTGTCATAACTACAATGGAACCACCCTTTGTTTGCAGATTGGTTCTACTGATGGACTGTCATGCTCCGGTCAAACTCCAGATATTGCATGGGAGAGTTTTCAGAAAAAAAGAAGCTCTCGTGTAAAGTTTTTGCATGGGAAGAGATTCTCATGCAAGATTGATGGCATGGAGGTGCTGTGTTTTTGTCTATCTTGTCCTATTTTTGCATTTACATTGCTTCACATGTACAATGTAGTGTGTTGTTGGAATTAATCCTGTTGCAGTCTTGAGTATTATGAGCTTTTTAGTATCTCTTACACTTCCTGCAGAGTATTGTAGTAGTAGTACTTTACCAAGATCTAAGCTCATTCCTGATTTGGTGCCATTGTCCCCTGTATAATTGGCAGTTTTTTGGGTTCAAGAATGCATCCGTCCAAAGGTTACTGAGGGAATTAATGGCAAATGCTGGAGGCATTGTAGAACAAAATTTGCTTCCATCTGAATTTTGCTCTGAGGCTTCTGAGACAAGAATTCCAATTCAGCTAACTCATTTCAGTTTGGATCATGATATGCTATTGGGAAAACCACAGGTCACGGGGAAGAGAAGCaggaaagagaaaatgatcAAAGCTACATCGCAGAGTGTGACAGATCTTAAAAGAATTCGACCTCAAAATGGGGAACATGATGTTGTTGCTTCAAGTAATGGGCTGACGGGTCAAGAGGATTGTAGTGACAGGCTTCACTTGATAATTCCTACTTTGAAAGAACATCATCTGAGCAAGAGTGCAAGAGATTTCCAGAGATCAACAAACTTGGACCCCGTGATTGAGGAAGAACTTGTAGCTTCAGTACAAGATCATCGACTGTTGAATTCTTTTGATTTATCTGATGATCTGAAAGTTGATGGTCACATTCCACTTgaacaaagcaagcctattagCTCTGGAATTTCTACAACCATTGGAGAAGAGGGCAACTTGCCTGAAGACAAAGAACATGTAAGCAGATTCAGCTTATGTTACTAAAGGCCATCTTCATGCAATTGAAGTTTTGCTTGCACCATGGTCTTGAAGTTGTTGGTTTTTATTCACTTCATGTGGCTTTGTACCTGTTAGATTAAAAACATGATTAAAATACGAATCATTTCAAGTTTTGCTATTCCATAACTTTTTGTGAACTCAGATGTCCTGGAATTGGTTTGTCAGTCAGCTTACCTGGTGTTATCCTTACAATGTCCCAGCTTGACAGATCAAAAGTTTCAGCTGGACTCCAGTTTAATTGCTCCATAGGAGAAGATGAAGAAAGGGAGAGAATATGTCCTAAAACAATCCATGATGCTGAACTTTGTGTGCCTAATACATTAGATCACCCGCCAGGTACCATTAACTAATTATCCATTGTTACTAACAAGAATTTGATTGCTGAGACATCAGTCAATATCTGCCACTTATTTGTGGATGGTTATGGTTGTTTCCTCAGATGATTTGTCTAATTCTTTTGCCCATCAAGTTAAAAAAGAAGTACCGACAAAATATTCCCCCAAGTTGGACAATGCAATTGCCACTGACAAGGCCATTCTTGAGGATTTAGCAACAGAGTCTGAGTCACTTCGAGAAGATGAGATTAGCACATCTAATTCAAATGTCAGTTCCGGGAAAGGTGATTTAGATTCAGTTGGTCAGGATATTGCCAAATCAATGATGACAGTCCTGCTTCCTCGAGCCCTTCCTCTGCTCAACACattttcaagaaagaaaaagaaaaatcttaagCCTTCAGAAATGTCTGCCATTGTAACCACGTCTGAAAATGAAAAGATTGACAGAATAGCTATTCCTGGTAAAGCATCGATGTATAACTCCCTTGAATGTTACAGTTTAGCTGATCTAGTGTTGCTAGTTATGCCTCAGTTGTCCTTGTACCTTTGCTACTCTATGCAAAGGTGCTGTAACAACATTTTCTTCTACTGTGACcccttttttcttgttttttctctATGTCAAACTTGCAGTCAGAGAGCTTCCAGAAACTGCAGAATTGGACCAGAATAAGGAGGACCAAATTTCTTCTAGGAATCTAGAATATGATGGTCGTATGAAATCTGTTGTTCCTGATAGCTTCGATGACAGTGGAAGTGGAGATCTTCTGATAGATAATCTGCGCCTTCTTGAGACTGCAGATAGGAAAACAAGTCCTCACTGCAACAGAGAATTGGCTTTGAATCATGGGATTGATATCTGCAATGACTCAACATCTAAAGCTTCTTTAGGATCCACATTTCCCAGTAAAAATGATGCCTTCACAAGCTTCAGTGAGAAGTCTTTGTGTATTCAAAAACAGACTATGAAGGACGACACCAAGACTTGTCCTGATTATAGTGAAGGTACTAATAAAAGATTGCCTGCAGAGAATCTCCTTTTTTATCACTGTTTATGGTACACTTGTTTCAACATACACAAGTGAAATATGACACTAATTTAGTGCGTCCAAAGAAAAATGTTCACGTTCACTAAAGAATCAATATCACGAGCAAGGCAGCTTGTCCTTAACTGAAACTTCATTTGAGCTGCTGAATCAAAAGTGTACCCTATTTCTTTGTTAAAATTGGATGTAAACGATGCTAGTGGTGTTTATGATGTAGAACAATGTCTGATTGTAATATTGGTCTCCTGCCTAGAAGTTCTTGCAGTTGACACCCAAAGCCCTAAAAAGTTGATCATTGGTACTGGAACTAGGGTTGAGAAAGAAGAACCTAGATCTATGACTGTTAAAAGGCTTTGTAAGTGCTGATGGAGAACCTTTTACGATGACTTATCGGACAAGAAATCCTTGTTTCTGACTTCAGATGATATTTTTGTGTTTCAGACATTCTTGATTTAACTACGTCATTTTTAGACCAAGAACTTGCTGATCTTGATATTCCCACATCGAATTCGCTGATCCAGAGGGTGAATTCTGATAATGTGGCACAAAAGCATGAAGCCAAAGATTGTTCAAAAATGAATAATAATGCAACTTCCCTCCTTAATGCCAAGCTGGAAGAGGTTCTCAAGCTTGTTGGCTGCTATATCCACCCGATGCCAGTTTTATCTGTGCTATTGAGAATGGTAGGGAAGGAAATCTATATATGTGCGCTTTGTGGCTCCCTTGCACAAGAGGACAAGATTCTCTTTGTCTACAGTACTCCAGTTACTGGAGAAAAGACAGGATCCCCTTCTTTTGTTGGTCATGCATCAGTTATCTTGGATGATGCCTTTGGGAGAAATGTAAGATAAACTTTCCTAtaactctttctttcttttactgCAGTAGTGCTGGAGTTGCTAGCTGTACATTATAGACATGCTTTCTTTCAGCAGATTGCTGTGGATAATTCTTGTTTGCATTTCACTCCAGATGGACAATCTCTTGTTCTACTGAATAGCATAAAAGTGCCCTGCTGCAGGTTTCTACTTTATTTTTCCTGCATATATACTTACCCATGGTTTATGAAATTCTTGTAGTTCTAAAATGTAGATTTTATGTGCTCTCAGGGAGGGTAACATTCATTGTCCTTGCCAGTTATGTACTTCAGATTGTTTTGAAAAGAATGCAGTAAAAATTGTGCATATAAGAGTTGGCTATGTCTCAGTGATCAACAAACTTAAAACTGCTCAAACTGTATGCTGTATACTAGTTTGTGAGCCTAATCATCTTGTTGCTGCTGAAGAGAGTGGGAAGCTCTGCCTTTGGGTCATGGACTCAACATGGAGGTAAATTCTTCAAAGGGgttacttttcctttcttcttcttgtctaTATGTTCCTTATTCATTAAGGCATCATGGATATTTAAACATTGATATTCTCCTCGATTGACGTCTTAGTGTATTAATGGGCAAAAACATCTTCTTCCTTATACTGCCTGGTTAAAAGATTACTGATGAAGTGCTGCATTATGTGGTTTTATTCCTTCATTGGATTGTCTATGGATTAGGAAGAACTGAATACTGTGTACTAGCAAGTTCATGGCATCGTTTCAATTTTGCTTCAACTCCATAATAGTTGAGCTTCACACAAGATTAATTATTTGGTGAATGAGAACTTTCTGGTTAACGAATATTAGTAACTGCCAAAATGTTCCGACAATCATGAGTGGTATTGTAACTTTCTTTGCTACATTACTTGTTCAGTGGCTCACATCTTACGGCTGCCAAGGTTTTGTGTTTCTACTCTAATATTGTTTGGGATAATTGCTTGCTCCAGCAGTGTCTGAAGCATCACTAAATCTGGTTCTTTATTTGCAGT from the Coffea arabica cultivar ET-39 chromosome 11e, Coffea Arabica ET-39 HiFi, whole genome shotgun sequence genome contains:
- the LOC113715791 gene encoding uncharacterized protein isoform X1, with the protein product MSEAGEEKSDGLEIISIGKLYSGSWEKKYWSCSRGKDRYPYPVGFKAVRTQNGIKYRMEICEGVKGPLFKIGSTDGLSCSGQTPDIAWESFQKKRSSRVKFLHGKRFSCKIDGMEFFGFKNASVQRLLRELMANAGGIVEQNLLPSEFCSEASETRIPIQLTHFSLDHDMLLGKPQVTGKRSRKEKMIKATSQSVTDLKRIRPQNGEHDVVASSNGLTGQEDCSDRLHLIIPTLKEHHLSKSARDFQRSTNLDPVIEEELVASVQDHRLLNSFDLSDDLKVDGHIPLEQSKPISSGISTTIGEEGNLPEDKEHLDRSKVSAGLQFNCSIGEDEERERICPKTIHDAELCVPNTLDHPPDDLSNSFAHQVKKEVPTKYSPKLDNAIATDKAILEDLATESESLREDEISTSNSNVSSGKGDLDSVGQDIAKSMMTVLLPRALPLLNTFSRKKKKNLKPSEMSAIVTTSENEKIDRIAIPVRELPETAELDQNKEDQISSRNLEYDGRMKSVVPDSFDDSGSGDLLIDNLRLLETADRKTSPHCNRELALNHGIDICNDSTSKASLGSTFPSKNDAFTSFSEKSLCIQKQTMKDDTKTCPDYSEDILDLTTSFLDQELADLDIPTSNSLIQRVNSDNVAQKHEAKDCSKMNNNATSLLNAKLEEVLKLVGCYIHPMPVLSVLLRMVGKEIYICALCGSLAQEDKILFVYSTPVTGEKTGSPSFVGHASVILDDAFGRNQIAVDNSCLHFTPDGQSLVLLNSIKVPCCREGNIHCPCQLCTSDCFEKNAVKIVHIRVGYVSVINKLKTAQTVCCILVCEPNHLVAAEESGKLCLWVMDSTWSSQLEECHLPVADNWPPSPVELKKLPKSASLIIGHNGFGEFSIWDIKKQILVLKFSGPSTTISKCIPISFFQWQRKGNVPPYYNQEELINEVLNATEMWFSGEDSELVRPIEAEDLAIWLLVSTVSCLDFQPSYKSGDWQMDSVGSWKLALLVKNTVVMGSALDLRGVAAGASLGHGIIGRSDGLVYMWELSTGIKVGNLHQFKGSGVSCIATDMSKPGALAVASDGGELLVYVYL
- the LOC113715791 gene encoding uncharacterized protein isoform X2 — translated: MSEAGEEKSDGLEIISIGKLYSGSWEKKYWSCSRGKDRYPYPVGFKAVRTQNGIKYRMEICEGVKGPLFKIGSTDGLSCSGQTPDIAWESFQKKRSSRVKFLHGKRFSCKIDGMEFFGFKNASVQRLLRELMANAGGIVEQNLLPSEFCSEASETRIPIQLTHFSLDHDMLLGKPQVTGKRSRKEKMIKATSQSVTDLKRIRPQNGEHDVVASSNGLTGQEDCSDRLHLIIPTLKEHHLSKSARDFQRSTNLDPVIEEELVASVQDHRLLNSFDLSDDLKVDGHIPLEQSKPISSGISTTIGEEGNLPEDKEHLDRSKVSAGLQFNCSIGEDEERERICPKTIHDAELCVPNTLDHPPDDLSNSFAHQVKKEVPTKYSPKLDNAIATDKAILEDLATESESLREDEISTSNSNVSSGKGDLDSVGQDIAKSMMTVLLPRALPLLNTFSRKKKKNLKPSEMSAIVTTSENEKIDRIAIPVRELPETAELDQNKEDQISSRNLEYDGRMKSVVPDSFDDSGSGDLLIDNLRLLETADRKTSPHCNRELALNHGIDICNDSTSKASLGSTFPSKNDAFTSFSEKSLCIQKQTMKDDTKTCPDYSEDILDLTTSFLDQELADLDIPTSNSLIQRVNSDNVAQKHEAKDCSKMNNNATSLLNAKLEEVLKLVGCYIHPMPVLSVLLRMVGKEIYICALCGSLAQEDKILFVYSTPVTGEKTGSPSFVGHASVILDDAFGRNIAVDNSCLHFTPDGQSLVLLNSIKVPCCREGNIHCPCQLCTSDCFEKNAVKIVHIRVGYVSVINKLKTAQTVCCILVCEPNHLVAAEESGKLCLWVMDSTWSSQLEECHLPVADNWPPSPVELKKLPKSASLIIGHNGFGEFSIWDIKKQILVLKFSGPSTTISKCIPISFFQWQRKGNVPPYYNQEELINEVLNATEMWFSGEDSELVRPIEAEDLAIWLLVSTVSCLDFQPSYKSGDWQMDSVGSWKLALLVKNTVVMGSALDLRGVAAGASLGHGIIGRSDGLVYMWELSTGIKVGNLHQFKGSGVSCIATDMSKPGALAVASDGGELLVYVYL